From a region of the Spirochaetota bacterium genome:
- a CDS encoding MMPL family transporter: protein TSLSIALENKLAETQIKSLLFAIAVISIIMFFICRTFGLTVIAMIANVFPILVVLGIMGCLNIPLDITKVMIASVTIGIGVDDTIYFIIGFRRNVEAGNNYKYAIIKTFRNVGKPIIITSLVLFMGFSILMMGNIKPTQTFGLFTAFAMFLAVIGDLIFLPALLLFFKPRLSKVSY from the coding sequence ACATCATTATCCATTGCTTTGGAGAATAAATTAGCTGAAACTCAGATTAAAAGCCTACTATTTGCCATTGCTGTAATATCCATTATTATGTTTTTCATTTGTAGAACTTTTGGATTAACAGTCATAGCGATGATCGCTAATGTGTTCCCAATACTCGTTGTTCTTGGAATTATGGGATGCTTGAATATCCCTTTGGATATCACTAAGGTTATGATAGCAAGCGTGACGATTGGAATAGGTGTGGATGACACTATTTATTTTATAATAGGATTCAGAAGGAATGTTGAAGCTGGAAATAATTATAAGTATGCGATTATTAAAACTTTTCGGAATGTTGGAAAGCCAATCATCATAACATCATTGGTCTTGTTCATGGGATTTTCTATTCTTATGATGGGCAACATTAAGCCAACTCAAACCTTTGGCCTTTTTACAGCCTTTGCGATGTTTCTTGCAGTTATTGGAGATCTAATTTTTTTGCCAGCTCTTTTGCTGTTTTTTAAACCTAGGTTATCTAAAGTAAGTTATTAA